One part of the Phycisphaeraceae bacterium genome encodes these proteins:
- a CDS encoding Rrf2 family transcriptional regulator: MYATQALTVLARDPDQAMLVRDLAEAAHVPAPYLSKIIQKLVRKGVVTTQRGVGGGVALAQTPETITLYDVCDALDDPVIQPQCMISTAECTDDRACPCHSFWSKQRHELIAFLKQHSIFSTISSDDSQENQSRGSSV; encoded by the coding sequence ATGTACGCCACGCAAGCGCTGACAGTGCTTGCGAGAGACCCGGATCAGGCAATGCTGGTCAGGGATCTCGCAGAGGCTGCGCATGTGCCAGCACCATATCTCAGCAAGATTATTCAGAAGCTTGTACGCAAGGGTGTGGTGACAACGCAACGAGGTGTTGGTGGTGGGGTTGCACTCGCTCAAACACCAGAAACAATCACTCTGTACGATGTGTGCGACGCGCTTGATGATCCAGTCATTCAACCGCAGTGCATGATCAGCACCGCAGAATGCACCGACGATCGAGCGTGTCCCTGTCATTCATTCTGGTCGAAACAGCGACACGAACTGATCGCGTTTCTTAAGCAGCACTCAATCTTCAGCACGATCTCATCGGATGATTCACAGGAAAATCAATCGCGTGGCTCGTCAGTTTGA